The window CAATCAAGTCGGCATTCCCTTCAGGGAAATGCCTTTTGCAGACGTGGAATTAAATACCAGGCTATTGAAAATCCCGGTGATTGAGTTATCCCGCGAAGAACGCATCGTCAGGATTTTCCTGTACCCCGCAATTGCCTTGCGGCAATCCTCCAAAAACGCGCCACCGCGGGCTTCTTTAAAAAAACTCAGAAAGCTGTTGGCCAGTTACAACGCAGATGAATCGTAACCGGCCAAAGAAGCATCAACTTTAAGGGTGCCTGCGGTACAGCCGGTGTGCTGGCGGTGCCGCAGACATTAGAAAATCAACAACTGACTTGAACCTAAATTCTACAAGTATTTCGGCACTCGGCAGCCAAATCAAGCCCTTATGCTGGGTTGGCTGCACCAAATTTTATGCTCGAAGTAGCGCTGCCACGCCTACGCGAAAATTGGCTTGCCGCCTTGCCTAACACCCTCGGTACTCGAATCGCTTGCAAGATGTAGGTTGAAATTAATTGCTACCGTACTTGCGGCGGAACTTGTCCACCCGGCCGGCGGTATCTACAATTTTCTGCTTGCCTGTATAGAATGGGTGACAGGCAGAACAAACTTCCACATGGATGTCCTTGCCCAGCGTGGACTTGGTTTCAAAAGTGTGTCCGCAACTACAAGTAACTGTAATTTCTTTATATTCTGGATGAATTCCAGGTTTCATGTACTTCACCTCTATCTAGACCGAACATTTTTAATGTTCGACCATTATCAGCAATGCAAAATTAAACAAGTAATCATATTGAACCTGCTGTTTTTTTACAAGCTTTAGACGTCTTTTTTCTACTATTTTTTCTCAAACCTTATAACAATACAGCCTTGGCCTTTGCACTTCTCAAGCCGGATCTTCAGAAAACTATCGAAGACTTTGAACGATTTTCGTAAAATCACTCCTAAGAATGTACCGCTAAAATCAAAAGAAACAACCGATTGATTTTGTGACGAAAAACAGGAAATCGTACTTTTGTTTTTCGTCCTCTGCAATTCACGGACAAATTGATCAGAGGTATCCTAAGTTCAAAATCATGAAAGTGAGGATTACAATGACAAGAGCAAAAACGAACATCCTGGTTTGGAGTTTTTTATTGCTGGCCGGTTGTGCAACTACAGAAAAATCAGCCCAACCCAAACATTGGCAACCTAGCACTTTGTCCTCACAAACCATCCAATCGGCACGCCAAGCCTCTAATGATTATTTTTCTTGCATCGAACATGAATTGATCCGCTACCAATATCGCGGGGGGGACTCTAGATATGAAACCGGCAAGCTGCTGAAGCGGTGCGAAAACCGTCTAGCTCCAATCCGCACCGCCTTTGCCAAAGAAAATGTGGATGACACTATTACCCAACGGTATTTACGCCGGAAACGCACCCAAGCCGCCCGTCATGTACTACGCATCATCATGTCCATGGAGGCAAGGCAAAGAGCGGCGAATCAACCGTAGCCCGAATCCTATCCCGGCGCAGGCTGTACCAGATATGCCCGTGCCGTGCCTTTATCCAGGATGCTGAAACTATATTTGTGCTTAAAAATGATACAATTTCAGTAATTTTTTACCATGATAAATTCCAGCCTACAGTGAACCAAGAAGAAAAAGGCGGATAAGGCCTAACTGTTTAACATGAGGAAACCGTTTTTTGACGGCTTCCCTGAATAATAAGGATCTTCCAAGAGGTATTCATGAAAATCGATCTGTCTCAGCTCCCAACCACTTTGGATGCTTTACATGTTGCGTTAGCGATAGCAATCTTTATCCTGCTATTTTTACTGGTTCTGGTACTGTCTATTGCCGTTATTGCATTACTCAGGCGTTCCAGCAGACCCGCAATCATCCAACAAGCCCCTCCGGCCATCAAAGAGCAACCAGCGGCGGCGATTACTGAAGCCCCCAAAGAAAAACCCGCCCCTGCCGCACCACCCAAACCTGTGATCCTACGCGAACCTACTCCGGACGCTGCGCTACAGTTTTTAGGCTTGCTCCAGGGAGAAGCGCGTTTTATCGATTTTATCGAAGAAAATATCAGCGGCTATTCAGATGCCGATGTTGGCGCCGCCGCCAGAATCGTTCACGAAGGCTGCCGTAAGGTTTTACATGACCATTTCGATATCGAGCCGGTTCGCGGCGAAAAGGAAGGCACACGAATTACAATCCCCAAAGGTTTCGACCCCGCGGAAATCCGTATTACCGGCAATATTGTAGGCCAACCCCCCTTTCAGGGAGTATTGGTACATCGTGGCTGGCGGGTGTCCAACGTGAAGTTGCCGCAGCTCTCTGAAGGCCACAAGGTCGAAATCCTGGCACCAGCGGAGGTGGAACTGTGAGTGATGAAAAACGCTATGCCGTAGGAATTGATTTGGGCACTACCAATAGTGTGGTTTCGTGGGTCAATTTGCAGCAGTGCGACGGCGAAAAAGCCCCGCTTGAAGTACTGGGCGTTCCGCAGTTAATTGCACCCGGCGAGGTGGAAGAACGGCAACAACTTCCCTCCTTTCTCTATCTACCCCACGAAGCGGAGTTACGCCCGGAAGATCTCGTTCTCCCGTGGAAAGAAAAAGTAGATCATATTGTCGGCGTGCTGGCCCGGGAGCTTGGCAGCAAAACCCCGATACGCTTGGTTTCTAGCGCCAAAAGCTGGCTGTGTCACGCCGGGGTCAACTGCAAGGAGCCTTTTCTGCCCATTGAAGCCCCGGAAGAAGTGCCCAGGGTTTCCCCCTATCAAGCCTCGATGGAATATTTACAGCATCTCCGGGATGCCTGGAATTACCATCATCCAGAGGAACCTCTGGAACAACAGCACCTCATCATCACCGTGCCCGCCTCTTTCGACCCCGCGGCCCGGGAACTGACTGCGGAAGCCGCGCGGGAATCCGGCCTTGATAACGCCATTCTTCTGGAGGAACCTCAGGCTGCATTATATAGCTGGATTCAACGCACGGAAGGCACTTGGCGCGAACAAGTCAACGTCGGCGACATTATTCTGGTGGTGGATGTTGGCGGCGGCACCACCGACTTGTCCTTGATTGCGGTGACCGAGGAAGACGGCAACCTGCAGCTCAACCGCGTTGCCGTTGGCGACCATATTCTGCTGGGCGGCGACAACATGGATTTGGCCCTGGCCTATGTAGTCAAGATGAAGCTGGAACAAGAAGGCACCCAACTCGATCCCTGGCAGATCCAGGCCCTGACCCACAGTTGCCGGGAAGCCAAGGAACAACTGTTGGCCGATCCTGAGTTAACTTCCGCCCCGGTGATCGTCCCCAGCCGGGGGTCGAAACTGATTGGCGGTACGCTGCGCAGTGAATTAACCCGGGAAGAAGTTGACCGGACGCTCATCGATGGTTTTTTCCCCATTGTGGAAATCGACGAAAAGCCGATCTCCCGCCCCCGAACCGGCTTAACCACACTGGGCCTGCCCTATGCGCAAGATGCCCGCATTACCACGCACTTGGCTTACTTCCTCAGCCGTCAAGTCAGCGCGGCGGATGAATTGGAAGATATTCAACTCCCTGAAAATGCCCGGTTTATCCACCCTTCGGCTGTGCTTCTTAATGGCGGGGTGTTCAAGGCAAAGTTACTATCGGAACGGTTATTGGAAGTGGTCAACCATTGGCTGACCCGGGATAACGCCGAGCCCGCCCGCTTGCTGGAAGGCGCTGACCTGGACCTGGCCGTCTCCAGAGGCGCCGCCTACTATGGTTATGTCCGTCTTGGCGGCGGCGTGAGAATTCGTGGCGGTACCGCCGCGGCCTATTATGTAGGCGTGGAAAGCGCCATGCCGGCCATTCCGGGTTTTCCGCCACCCATACGACTGCTTTGCGTCGCGCCATTCGGCATGGAAGAAGGTACCGAAGCACCACTCCCCCCCTATGAGTTTGGCGTTGTGGTGGGAGAGCCCGTGCGCTTCCGCTTTTTTGCTTCCACCATCCGCCGGGAAGATCAAGTGGGCACCTTACTGGATCAATGGCGTGAGGACGAAATCGAAGAACTGGATGAAATTGAAATCACACTGCCACCGGAAAATCATAAACCGGGAGAAGTCGTCCCGGTCAAGCTCGCCGCGGCCGTTACTGAAGTAGGCACATTGCGCCTGGAAGCTGTCGCCAAAGACACAGGAGAACGCTGGAAGATTGAGTTTGAAGTTCGGGAAAAGGAGACGCCCGCTGCCGCTGCTTCCACAAGCACTGAAACCACAACTCAGACTGAACCTGAGCTGGAACAGGCGCTTGAAAATAACGTCCAACAAGAACCCATTGAACAACCTGCTGCAGCCACGGATGAAAACCCCGCTCCCGAAGAAACGCCAGGACAAGGCGATGAGAAAAAACCGGCCTTTTGGCCTTTCAAAAAGTGATAACCCTTAAAATACCCTCTTATAGGTAATGTCAAGGAGGGAGGGGAACGGCTCTTGGGAAGGCTGGTGGCCAGGATGATGCCAGGAAGTTAATGGCATTTCCCGAAAACCGTTCCCCAGGCTCATTGAGATAGCTTCAAAGGATGACTCAACCCAAGCAACCTCGTTACTGGATTGGCATTGATCTCGGCACCACCCACACCGTCGTGGCCTATGCCGATCGCAAGCTGGGAAAAAACGCGCCCATCGAGCGTTTTGCCATTCCCCAATTAATCGCGCCTGGCGAGGTTGCCGAACGACCGCTACTCCCCTCGGTACGCTATCATCCCATTGAAGGGGAAATTGCCCCAGAATCCCACAGCCTCCCCTGGCCGCAACCGGATATCAACGACCCGGTTCCCAGCGCCATCCTGGGCGAATTTGCCCGGCAATTGGGTGTCAAGTCTCAAGGGCGGATGGTTACCAGCGCCAAAAGCTGGCTGTGTAACTCCAATGTGGACAGAATGGCGGAAATTCTGCCCTGGGGCGCGCCCAAGGAAGTGCCCAAAGTGTCTCCCTTAACGGCATCCGCCAGCTTTCTTGCCCATGTGCGCGGCGCATGGAATTATCGTTTACCTGATTATCCCATGGAAGATCAGGAAGTCGTTATTACCGTCCCTGCTTCCTTCGATGACGCCGCCCGCGCCTTAACCCTGGGGGCCGCCCGCCAGGCCGGATTACCCCAAATCCATCTGCTCGAGGAGCCCCAAGCGGTTTGCTACGACTGGCTCAACCGCCATCAAAACAACCTGCGCTTGCTCAATAATGTGCGTTTATTGTTAGTGGTTGACTTGGGCGGCGGCACCACCGATCTTACCCTAATTCAAGTCGAGCAAGGAAAAAAACAACCCAAACTGACCCGGGTGGGCGTGGGTAATCACTTGCTGCTGGGCGGAGACAACATTGATTTAATGCTGGCCCATTTGGCCGAAGAACACCTGATCGATCAAGGACAGAAACTTTCCCCTGCGGATTTCTATCAATTGATCGAGCAATGCCGGTCCGCCAAAGAACGGTTATTGACAGAAGATAGTCCGGAGTCCGCCACCGTCACTGTTTTGGGAAGCGGCTCGAAACTTATCGGCGGCGCCCGGTCTGTGGAATTGACACGGGAAGAGGTCAGGCATATCGTTTTGGACGGCTTCTTCCCCGAAGCCACCCTTTCCGATCATCCCCACGGCAAACGTCTGGGCCTGGTGGAATTCGGCTTGCCTTATGTCTCTGATCCGGCCATCACCAAACATATTGCCGCATTCCTTTGCCTTCATACCCAGGCGGCGCGGGAAGCCTTGGGCGATGCCTCCGCCCCGCCGGTACCCGACGCCATTCTTCTCAATGGCGGCGTGTTCCGCAGTCACATCATCAGCCAACGATTGCTGGATATCGTCTCTTCCTGGAGCAGCCAAGGGCTGCTGCATTTGGACAATCCCCGGCCCGATTTCGCCGTGGCCGCGGGCGCGGTCGCCTACGCCATGGCGCGGCAAGGTCTGCAGCTTAAAATCCAGGGAGGGGCCGCACGCAGCTACTTTTTGGTGGTGGAAGACGAACGGGGAGACACCCGAGGTATTTGCCTACTCCCCAAAGGCACCCCTGAAGAGACGGAAGTCATCCTGGAAAACCGGATTTTTGCTCTCCGTTTGGGAAAGGCGGTACGCTTTAATCTGGTCACCTCCAATGAGGATACCAACTACCAACCCGGCGAAATCATCAGTCTCGAGAATGAAGACTATGCCAATCTGCCACCTTCGGCCGTGGCATTAGACCCTCAATCCAGCGATGGAGAATCGGAAATCAACGTCAAGCTCGCCGCACAATTGACGGAAATCGGCACCCTGCAACTGCACTGCATTGCGGCAGACAACCCCAAGCAACGTTGGCAATTGGAATTTCAACTGAGAAAATCCAGCCCGGCGCCCCAGGATTTCCTATCCACCGAATCAAGCCACCCTAACATTAACGAAGCCAAGACTTTGATTGGCGAAGTTTTTGGCAAGAAATCCAAGTCAGTCTCACCCAAACTGGTCAAAACTCTCCGGGGCGAATTGGAAAAATGCCTGGGATCCCGGGACGGCTGGGACATCAACTTGTTACGCGAACTGGCGGATCATTTACTGGATGGCCTCAAATACCGCCGCCGCAGTCCGCAGCACGAAAGAACCTGGTTCAGCCTGACCGGCTTCTGCCTGCGTCCGGGCTTTGGTTATCCATTGGATGACTGGCGCCTGGAGCAATCCTGGAATCTTTACCAACCGGGGTTGCAATTCGTCAACGTGATTCAGAATTGGGCGGAATGGTGGACATTCTGGCGCCGTATTGCGGGGGGGCTGAATCCAGAACAACAACTTCAGATCTATCAAGATATCAAGGATTACATCGATCCCGTCAAGGCCCGCAAAGGTAAAATGGCTAGTCTGGCCAAGCAACACAGTTATGAGAATATCGTTCGCCTGGCAGCGGTGCTGGAGTTACTGCCGGTCGAAGACAAAATCCAATCAGGCAATTGGCTGCTTACCCGCCTGCAAAAGAATCCCAAGGAACCGGAGCAAAGTGCCTGGGCTTTGGGTAGAATCGGCTGCCGCATCCCCTTTTATGCCAGCAGCCACCATGTGGTTCCCAAGGAAGCCAGCCAGGCTTGGCTGGAAAAACTATTGCAACTGGACTTCAAAAAGAAACCAGCCCTGGGCTTTGCCGCCGCCCTGTTGGCCCGCATGAGCGGCGACCGGGTACGGGATATTGATGAATCTTTAAGACAAGCCGTCATTAAGAAACTGCGACAGTCAAAAGCGCCTGCCTCCTGGATTGATATGGTCAGCCAACCTGTGAGCGAATTGTCCCAGGAAGATGAAAAGAGGATGTTTGGGGAATCCTTGCCACCGGGGTTGAAGTTAATCGCCTGAACCAGATCTAGATAGCTTCCACAAAGCGCTTTTCAGCCCAATTGGATGAAGAAAGCACTGCCCGGCCGCCTTCCAGTTGGTACACCCGGTCGGCGATTTCCACCATGGCTGGCTGATGGGAAATGGCGAGGATGGTGACTTCATGTTTCAATCCCGCCAAAGTGCGGCAAATTGCCCGTTGATTTTTGGGATCCAATGCGCTGGTGGCCTCGTCCAAAATCAACAGTTTAGGCCGGTGCACCAATGCCCGGGCAATCATGATCCGCTGTCTTTGTCCACCGGAGAGTCTGGCGCCCCGCTCTCCCACAACCGTCTCGATCCCTTGAGGCAAGGCGGTAATGAATTCCCAGGCGCCCGCGGCCTTTAACGCCCACTCGGCGTCGGCGCGGGAAAGGGAGGGATCACCAAAGGTGACATTGTAGAGCACGGTATCGTGCAGAAGCAGATTGTCCTGGGGCACATAACCAATCATCCGCCGCCAGGCACGGAGATTCATCTGGCTCAAATCGATCCCATCCACCAGGATTTTCCCGCTCTGAGGGCTCAGCAAACCAATAATCAAATCCACCACGGTGGTCTTCCCAGCGCCGGAAAAACCAATCAATGTGGTCAATTTTCCGGCGGGGATTTCAAGACTGATCGATTTAAGGATTGGCTTGCGGTCATAAGCGAAGGAAACGTTTTCCAGCTCGATCCCGTGATTCAAAGTGGGTTTCAACTGTCCACCCAATGGTTCGACATTGCGCTCGGCTTCCTCGATAGTCGCCTGCAGAGACCAATAGGCGCTTTCGCAGACCACCATGTTTTGGTACAAGCTTTGAACCTTGCCCAAACTGGTCATGACCCGGCTCAGCAACAACAGCAACACCATGACTTCCGCCGCCGGCATTCGCCATTGCACCAGCCCGATATAAAAACCCAGGCCCACCAAACCCATAAACGCAGGCGTCTGGATTGCCTTTAAGGCTTCCTTACTCAAGACTTGCCGCTCCAAAGCCTTGTTCAAGCGGATAGTTTCGGTGCTGATGACCCGATCGGCCAAATCTTCCCGCCCCATGGCTTTCAGCGGTTTAACTGATTGCAATATATCCGTCAATTGCCTGAGCAGCGCCTTGAGCACTTTGGTTTGGCGCTTCCCCGCCTTCCTTGCCATGCGCACGAAATAACGCAATACGAACAAGATGGCCATCGAAGCGGTCATATAAGCCAAGGTCGCTTTCCAGGAAATGGTCAATGCCACCCCAATATAGGCCATGAGCTGAATCATCGCCGCCAGCATGGTCGTGCCATGCAAATAGGCCTTGGAGGCTCTATCGGGTTCGCTGGACATGGCATTGGCAAGCATGCCAATGGGTTGTTTCAAATAAAACAGCCAGCGCGCGGACAACAGGGCTTTTAAGAGAGAGAGGCGAAGATCTGTCGCCACCCGGGCGATGGTATAACCCACGTATTTCTTGGCAATCAGAATAAAACCGCTTCGCAGCACAATGCCTGCGACTAAAACGGCTATTAACAACCCCAGGCTGGGCGTCAATCCAATCCATTCTATGGCTTGCACCAGGTAGTGATTTTTTTGCTCGTCACCCAGAGAGATGCCGCCTTGCCCGCTTTGTTCCACCGCCACACTGAGCATGGGGAGTAACGCGGTCAGGCTGATGCCCTCCACTAGCCCGGCAACAATCAAGGCAAGCAAAACAATGATGCTTTGCTTGGGATAGGCTTTGAGGAAACGGATCAGAAGCTGCACTTTGTCACCCTAAGAATCACCGCTTTTCATACCATGGGCGGATAATACTTTGGCAAAGACATCGAGCAATGTATCAATTTGTCCAGGCGCATGGGCGGCGCTCATACTGCATCGCAGCATGCATCTTGTATCGGGAGATGCCGGGGGCATCACCAAATTGACATACACGCCACTGTGCAAGAGGTCATGCCAGATGGCTATGGCTTCGGGCCGAGATTCGCCCAGCATGATGGGAATCACAGGACTTAGTTGAGGGCCGAGCCGGCAACCCATTTGCTTCAATCCCTCATAAAAACGGGACGCATTGTTCCATAATTTTTCCCGTAATTCCGCCCCTTCCCGTAACAGTCGCAAAGCCACGCGGGTTGAGGCAATCAGGGACGGAGATGATGACGCGGTAAAAATATAAGGCCGGGCGGCATAGCGAAGAATTTCCAGTTCCGGGTGGTGACTCACGCAATAGCCCCCGATAGACCCTAGACTTTTACTGAAAGTCCCAACAATGAAATCGACTTGATCTTCCACTTGTTCCGCCTGGGAGGCACCTCGGCCGGTTTCGCCAAGTACCCCTAAGGAATGCGCCTCATCCACCATCAAGTAAGCGCCATATTCCTGCTTGACCGCGGC is drawn from Methylothermaceae bacteria B42 and contains these coding sequences:
- the rpmE gene encoding 50S ribosomal protein L31 (RpmE; there appears to be two types of ribosomal proteins L31 in bacterial genomes; some contain a CxxC motif while others do not; Bacillus subtilis has both types; the proteins in this cluster have the CXXC motif; RpmE is found in exponentially growing Bacilli while YtiA was found after exponential growth; expression of ytiA is controlled by a zinc-specific transcriptional repressor; RpmE contains one zinc ion and a CxxC motif is responsible for this binding; forms an RNP particle along with proteins L5, L18, and L25 and 5S rRNA; found crosslinked to L2 and L25 and EF-G; may be near the peptidyltransferase site of the 50S ribosome), with translation MKPGIHPEYKEITVTCSCGHTFETKSTLGKDIHVEVCSACHPFYTGKQKIVDTAGRVDKFRRKYGSN
- a CDS encoding molecular chaperone DnaK yields the protein MTQPKQPRYWIGIDLGTTHTVVAYADRKLGKNAPIERFAIPQLIAPGEVAERPLLPSVRYHPIEGEIAPESHSLPWPQPDINDPVPSAILGEFARQLGVKSQGRMVTSAKSWLCNSNVDRMAEILPWGAPKEVPKVSPLTASASFLAHVRGAWNYRLPDYPMEDQEVVITVPASFDDAARALTLGAARQAGLPQIHLLEEPQAVCYDWLNRHQNNLRLLNNVRLLLVVDLGGGTTDLTLIQVEQGKKQPKLTRVGVGNHLLLGGDNIDLMLAHLAEEHLIDQGQKLSPADFYQLIEQCRSAKERLLTEDSPESATVTVLGSGSKLIGGARSVELTREEVRHIVLDGFFPEATLSDHPHGKRLGLVEFGLPYVSDPAITKHIAAFLCLHTQAAREALGDASAPPVPDAILLNGGVFRSHIISQRLLDIVSSWSSQGLLHLDNPRPDFAVAAGAVAYAMARQGLQLKIQGGAARSYFLVVEDERGDTRGICLLPKGTPEETEVILENRIFALRLGKAVRFNLVTSNEDTNYQPGEIISLENEDYANLPPSAVALDPQSSDGESEINVKLAAQLTEIGTLQLHCIAADNPKQRWQLEFQLRKSSPAPQDFLSTESSHPNINEAKTLIGEVFGKKSKSVSPKLVKTLRGELEKCLGSRDGWDINLLRELADHLLDGLKYRRRSPQHERTWFSLTGFCLRPGFGYPLDDWRLEQSWNLYQPGLQFVNVIQNWAEWWTFWRRIAGGLNPEQQLQIYQDIKDYIDPVKARKGKMASLAKQHSYENIVRLAAVLELLPVEDKIQSGNWLLTRLQKNPKEPEQSAWALGRIGCRIPFYASSHHVVPKEASQAWLEKLLQLDFKKKPALGFAAALLARMSGDRVRDIDESLRQAVIKKLRQSKAPASWIDMVSQPVSELSQEDEKRMFGESLPPGLKLIA
- a CDS encoding 8-amino-7-oxononanoate synthase; translated protein: MSLFDKFKPLLAARAELSDIGVDPFNVKVEKILSPTEAVVNGHRVILAGTNNYLGLTFHPECIAAAEKALREQGCGTTGSRMANGNYADHLALEREFAEFYDKPYAMVFSTGYLANLAILSTVPGADDVILIDSDSHASIYDGCRMSNAEVIRFRHNDADDLAKRLRRLKDRASRTLVVVEGIYSMLGDVAPLKEIAAVKQEYGAYLMVDEAHSLGVLGETGRGASQAEQVEDQVDFIVGTFSKSLGSIGGYCVSHHPELEILRYAARPYIFTASSSPSLIASTRVALRLLREGAELREKLWNNASRFYEGLKQMGCRLGPQLSPVIPIMLGESRPEAIAIWHDLLHSGVYVNLVMPPASPDTRCMLRCSMSAAHAPGQIDTLLDVFAKVLSAHGMKSGDS